Proteins encoded by one window of Rhodamnia argentea isolate NSW1041297 chromosome 6, ASM2092103v1, whole genome shotgun sequence:
- the LOC115728651 gene encoding uncharacterized protein LOC115728651 encodes MGGCVSTTHKQVKTRRRYFRRPGKWNQKICSTAVDVPIRKSDAGNHVREISTSEFAHLDFDKGAATACKRSDVSNMTLHLTQLQWNHSQIDENGICQEEAWFDSVSILESDSDDDFISLHGDGFPSVGNATGAIPSGQALQYDSELHYIDAGRRYEGFYDSRVKVDGGVHDPRETQRKKSRFILLSLKRKSCDAEETSTEHRMSERFVYRPRAGLLLPCSKEEKPSAGSWSAVPPSVFKLRGENYFRDKRKSPAPGCSPYVPIGADLYVCPRKIHHIAQHLDLPAVKGHDKLASLLIVNIQLPTYPTTMFGDNDGEGMSLVLYFKVSDNIDAEISSQFQDSITRLVGDEMEKVKGFAKENLVPFRERLKIMAGVVNPEDLQLSSAERKLLHAYNEKPVLSRPQHHFFKGPNYFEIDLDIHRFSYISRKGLEAFRDRLKNGVLDLGLTIQAQKPEELPEQVLCCVRLNKINFVNHGQIPTIVTLDEG; translated from the exons ATGGGTGGCTGTGTTTCAACCACACATAAGCAAGTTAAGACACGGAGGCGATACTTTAGAAGACCTGGGAAATGGAACCAAAAGATATGCAGTACCGCTGTCGATGTGCCTATAAGGAAGAGCGATGCCGGAAATCATGTGAGAGAGATTTCCACGAGCGAGTTTGCTCATCTGGATTTTGACAAAGGTGCCGCAACTGCTTGCAAGAGATCAGACGTCTCCAACATGACATTGCACTTAACTCAATTGCAATGGAACCAtagtcaaattgatgaaaacg GTATATGCCAAGAAGAAGCTTGGTTTGACTCGGTCAGTATCCTAGAGTCCGATTCAGACGATGACTTCATTAGTTTACATGGAG ATGGTTTTCCTTCAGTAGGTAATGCCACCGGGGCTATACCAAGTGGTCAAGCTCTTCAGTATGATAGTGAATTGCACTACATAGATGCAGGGCGTAGATACGAGGGCTTTTATGACAGTCGTGTAAAAGTAGATGGAGGTGTACATGATCCCAGAGAAACGCAGCGAAAGAAGTCGAGATTTATCTTGTTGTCTCTCAAGAGGAAATCCTGTGATGCAGAAGAAACTTCTACCGAGCATC GCATGTCGGAGAGGTTCGTATATAGGCCCAGAGCAGGACTTCTATTACCATGTTCAAAAGAAGAGAAGCCAAGTGCAGGAAGTTGGTCTGCAGTTCCACCTTCGGTCTTCAAACTCCGTGGAGAGAATTATTTCAG GGACAAGAGGAAATCTCCAGCTCCAGGTTGCAGCCCTTATGTGCCCATTGGAGCTGATTTATACGTTTGCCCGCGAAAGATACATCACATTGCTCAACACCTCGATCTTCCTGCTGTCAAAGGGCATGACAAATTGGCCTCTCTTCTAATAGTTAATATACAG CTTCCAACCTACCCGACCACCATGTTCGGTGATAATGATGGGGAAGGAATGAGTCTTGTGCTGTATTTCAAAGTATCTGATAATATCGATGCAGAAATTTCTTCTCAGTTTCAAGATAGCATCACG AGATTGGTCGGAGATGAAATGGAAAAAGTTAAAGGGTTTGCAAAGGAGAACTTAGTTCCTTTTAGAGAGAGGCTGAAGATCATGGCCGGGGTGGTCAACCCAGAGGACCTGCAACTAAGTTCAGCAGAAAGGAAGCTTTTACATGCTTATAATGAAAAGCCTGTTCTCTCGCGTCCGCAGCACCATTTCTTCAAG GGACCAAATTATTTTGAGATTGACCTTGATATACATCGGTTCAGCTACATATCTAGGAAAGGATTAGAAGCTTTTCGGGATCGTTTAAAGAATGGGGTTCTCGATCTGGGTCTAACCATACAG GCACAGAAACCAGAGGAACTTCCTGAGCAAGTTTTGTGCTGCGTGCGTCTGAATAAGATCAATTTCGTGAATCACGGCCAAATACCGACGATAGTGACGCTTGATGAAGGTTGA